From a single Vitis vinifera cultivar Pinot Noir 40024 chromosome 18, ASM3070453v1 genomic region:
- the LOC132253081 gene encoding pollen-specific leucine-rich repeat extensin-like protein 1 translates to MCVARGGGDGLCVDHEGHVMGFLPVRYPPIALRSGHLQGGALLQSLQKMQASGCFLLLSLLLSSPLSSFSLALSDEEASLIAHRQLLAIPKDGDLPNDFEYEVDLVVAFANARLRQAYIALQAWKHAMYSDPFNTTSNWEGANVCAYKGVFCAPALDNPKLSVVAGVDLNHADIAGYLPVELGLMTDLALFHINSNRFCGIIPKSFSRLTILHELDVSNNRFVGPFPAVVLSIPALRYLDLRYNEFEGELPPELFDKDLDALFVNHNRFTSNIPETLGHSRASVIVFAGNKFTGCIPRSIGQMGNTLNEIIFASNDMSGCLPTEIGMLRNLTVFDAASNSFTGILPKSFNGLKQIEHLNVAHNTLTGFVSDSICNLSSLSNFTFSYNYFKGEAKACEPPSRTDITLDDTSNCLPDRPKQKSAATCNPVVSRPVDCSKAKCGGGASTPSPSPSSPPGDKASPPPHTTPSTTPKPSPTPSPKSTPSPSKPSPTPSPPKPSPSSSPPKSTPAPFPPSPSPPKPSPAPSPKSSQTPSPKPSPSPSPPKSTPAPFPPSPSPPKPSPAPSPKSSQTPSPKPSPSPPKPSPAPSPKSSPSPPKPSPSPDSSPSPPKPSPSPPKPSPSPPKPSPSPNSSPSPPKPSPAPPKPSPAPPKPSPSPNSSPSPPKPSPSPKSSPSPQTPSPKSSPSPTPKASPSPSPKSSPSPPKPPSPAANPPKQPFAPTEAPGPSPDPNAQSPVPMRRPPPRSWHSPPPPLHSPPPPPLHSPPPPLHSPPPPNLQSPPPPLQSPPPPPFHSPPPPLRSPPPPVHSPPPPPPPVSSPLSPPPADDFILPPHLGFEYSSPPPPMFPGY, encoded by the coding sequence CTCTGGGCATCTCCAAGGTGGCGCCCTATTGCAGTCCCTCCAAAAAATGCAGGCCTCAGGCTGCTTCCTGTTGCTCTCTCTTCTCCTCTCGTCTCCCTTGTCATCATTCTCCTTGGCTCTATCTGATGAGGAAGCCTCTCTTATTGCTCATCGCCAACTCTTAGCCATTCCTAAAGATGGTGACTTGCCCAATGACTTTGAATATGAGGTAGATCTTGTAGTAGCCTTTGCCAACGCTAGGCTGCGGCAAGCCTACATTGCACTCCAAGCTTGGAAACATGCTATGTACTCTGACCCATTTAACACCACCTCCAACTGGGAAGGGGCCAATGTTTGTGCTTACAAGGGCGTTTTCTGTGCACCAGCACTTGATAACCCGAAATTGAGTGTGGTCGCTGGCGTGGATCTTAACCATGCTGACATTGCAGGGTATCTCCCAGTGGAGTTGGGTTTGATGACTGATCTTGCTCTTTTCCACATTAATTCCAACCGGTTCTGCGGGATCATTCCCAAGAGTTTCTCTAGGCTTACAATTCTCCACGAGCTTGATGTTAGTAACAATCGGTTTGTGGGTCCTTTTCCAGCAGTGGTTCTATCAATTCCTGCTCTCAGGTACCTTGATCTCAGGTATAATGAATTTGAAGGGGAATTGCCTCCTGAACTCTTCGATAAGGATCTTGATGCGTTGTTTGTGAACCATAACCGGTTCACATCCAATATTCCTGAAACTCTGGGCCACTCTCGGGCCTCCGTTATTGTGTTTGCCGGCAACAAATTTACAGGCTGCATTCCACGCAGCATTGGGCAGATGGGGAACACTCTGAATGAGATTATATTTGCAAGCAATGATATGTCGGGATGCCTCCCAACTGAGATTGGAATGCTGCGAAATTTAACAGTTTTTGATGCGGCATCGAACTCATTTACGGGCATATTGCCGAAAAGCTTTAATGGGCTTAAACAAATTGAGCATTTGAATGTTGCCCATAACACGCTGACAGGATTTGTGTCAGATAGCATATGCAACTTGTCTAGCTTGTCCAATTTCACATTCTCCTACAACTACTTCAAAGGTGAAGCCAAAGCATGCGAACCGCCTTCCAGGACAGACATCACGCTGGATGATACAAGCAACTGTTTACCAGACCGCCCAAAACAGAAGTCCGCAGCAACTTGCAATCCGGTGGTTAGCCGGCCAGTTGATTGTAGCAAGGCCAAGTGTGGGGGTGGTGCATCAACACCCTCTCCCTCTCCATCAAGTCCTCCAGGCGACAAGGCCTCACCCCCACCACACACTACGCCTTCTACCACTCCAAAACCATCTCCCACGCCATCTCCAAAGTCAACACCATCGCCTTCAAAGCCATCTCCCACACCATCTCCACCAAAACCCTCACCCTCATCCTCACCTCCAAAGTCAACTCCCGCACCATTTCCACCCTCACCATCGCCCCCAAAACCATCTCCAGCGCCATCTCCAAAATCATCACAGACTCCATCTCCAAAACCCTCACCTTCACCGTCACCTCCAAAGTCAACTCCTGCACCATTTCCACCCTCACCATCACCCCCAAAACCATCTCCAGCGCCATCTCCAAAATCATCACAGACTCCATCTCCAAAACCCTCGCCTTCGCCACCAAAGCCATCTCCAGCACCGTCTCCAAAATCATCCCCGTCACCGCCAAAGCCCTCACCGTCTCCAGACTCATCCCCATCACCCCCAAAACCATCACCGTCACCACCAAAACCATCACCGTCACCGCCAAAACCCTCACCGTCTCCAAACTCATCCCCATCACCCCCAAAACCATCACCGGCACCACCAAAACCATCACCGGCACCGCCAAAACCCTCACCGTCTCCAAACTCATCCCCATCACCCCCAAAACCATCACCATCTCCAAAATCATCACCATCACCTCAAACACCATCTCCGAAATCATCTCCATCACCCACTCCAAAAGCATCCCCATCTCCATCTCCAAAATCTTCGCCGTCACCACCAAAACCGCCTTCTCCTGCTGCAAACCCTCCTAAACAACCTTTTGCACCGACTGAAGCACCAGGGCCATCCCCCGATCCCAATGCTCAATCTCCAGTTCCAATGAGGCGTCCCCCTCCAAGATCTTGGCACTCCCCTCCACCTCCACTCCACTCTCCACCCCCACCACCCCTCCACTCCCCTCCACCTCCACTCCACTCTCCACCACCACCAAATCTCCAATCCCCTCCACCGCCACTCCAATCTCCACCACCACCGCCCTTCCACTCCCCTCCACCTCCACTCCGCTCCCCCCCACCACCCGTCCACTcccctccaccaccacctcctcctgTGTCCTCCCCACTATCCCCTCCACCGGCTGACGACTTCATTCTTCCCCCACATCTTGGCTTCGAGTACTCCTCCCCACCACCACCAATGTTCCCAGGTTACTAA